Within the Trueperaceae bacterium genome, the region CAGGATCCCCATGCGGGCGAGCAGGAAGCCGAGCACGGGCATCTCGAACATCACGCCGAACATGCCCATGAGCATGAGGATCGTCGAGATGTACCTGCCGATCGAGAGCAGGCCGACGGCCTCGCCGCCGAGGAACCCGAGCAGGAACGGGACGGTGAAGGGCAGGACGACGTAGTAGGCGAACGCCGCCCCGGCCGCGAACGCCAAGGCGGAGAAGAGGATGAAGGGGACGGCGTAGCGCCGCTCCTCGGCGTAGAGGCCCGGCGCCACGAAGCCCCACACCTGGCCGACGATGACGGGCGAGGCGAGCACGAGGCCGAAGAACGAAGCGATCTGCATCGACACCGTGAACGGCTCGAGGACGCTGAAGTAGTTCAGCGTCATCGCGGCCGGCAGCGGCGCCTTGAGCCACTCGAGGATGGTGAAGCGGAACGCGAAAGCCACGGCCGAGGCGACCACCCAGGCCGCGAACGCGACGAAGAGGCGCTTGCGCAGCTCCTCGAGGTGCTCGAAGATCGTCACGCCTCAGCCCCCGGCTCGTGCGGGAACGTCTTCAGGCGCGCTCGCCGTTGGTGGCGGCCTCCACCGGCTGGGGCTGGCCCTGCGGGGCGGGCGGCGCCGGCGGGTTCGTCGCGGCGGCGGACACGGCCGCGCCCTTGGCGCCCTGCTCGTCGTCCTCGATGTCCTTGCGCATGTCGCGCAGGCCCTTGCGGAACTCGCGGACGGACTGGCCCAGGCCCTTGGCCATCTCCGGCAGGCGGCGGGGCCCGAACACGAGCAGCACGATCACGAGGAGGATGAGGATCTCGGGCAGGCCGATGGAGCCGAACAGTCTTGGCATCAGTGCTCCTCCGGA harbors:
- the tatC gene encoding twin-arginine translocase subunit TatC — protein: MTIFEHLEELRKRLFVAFAAWVVASAVAFAFRFTILEWLKAPLPAAMTLNYFSVLEPFTVSMQIASFFGLVLASPVIVGQVWGFVAPGLYAEERRYAVPFILFSALAFAAGAAFAYYVVLPFTVPFLLGFLGGEAVGLLSIGRYISTILMLMGMFGVMFEMPVLGFLLARMGILTRKRLVASRRWAIVGGTALAIVITPTGDPFNLALVAVPLIVLFELTVVVVRLSERSIRDARERTEPSGAH
- the tatA gene encoding twin-arginine translocase TatA/TatE family subunit, whose protein sequence is MPRLFGSIGLPEILILLVIVLLVFGPRRLPEMAKGLGQSVREFRKGLRDMRKDIEDDEQGAKGAAVSAAATNPPAPPAPQGQPQPVEAATNGERA